From Drosophila nasuta strain 15112-1781.00 chromosome X, ASM2355853v1, whole genome shotgun sequence, one genomic window encodes:
- the LOC132795986 gene encoding uncharacterized protein DDB_G0283357 — translation MEKTPRYTQRERNMVLTYAAQHKDVIENKRTDAESNRKKDEVWLQIAKDFNGKVYHQRSAKQLRQLYKNMKLLLKKDLCGEDKGNRSFLDLLNTLSQQESVAQYIAEQMSPDGAGSQATGNGRHLADDYEDSKLPLYEGMDTDVILIKSETISDNEQTENGMDCMDDDDDDDCPSPKAPEVCLEEEDGVLFPTDRSHLQQHSGGGSIASNQVNGNGNNIGGSNIDALPRAPSSPVCSTKTSISSTGSYMSAGQTPKAEITLTSMGNIRVGAFASINNTLHNGNSNSNSSSHNNNNNNNNNNINSSSNKNNNNSNNGNNVVAAAGGGNSLQLTAEQMQQHLLLNGLGLSAVQHPPAGQSLQAAINAATSGVGSGRQTQTLQLPRLQRGHNAAASAAAATNGGNSNATGVQLLLNGHQTSRDKSQQQQQLHQQQLQQQQQQQQLHPSGSITLAAGSFNGYNGLSVINCGPISSGSNNSHNNSASSSGSNNNNNNHNNSSGNLQTSSQNNHNHNNNHNNNISGSHNTSGGSNSGTRGQHNEYMMTLAVEERKLKIELLNAQIKYWETLTKKLDSQSGHYPNPACPCHFPGTGVIGGVPAAGSAAVAVAANALQTQSSSS, via the exons atggaaaagacTCCCCGGTATACGCAGCGGGAGCGCAACATGGTGCTCACATATGCAGCACAGCACAAGGATGTGATTGAGAATAAGCGCACGGACGCCGAATCCAATCGCAAAAAGGACGAAGTGTGGCTGCAGATAGCCAAGGACTTCAATGGCAAGGTCTATCATCAGCGCAGCGCCAAACAGTTGCGACAGCTCTACAAGAACATGAAGCTCCTCCTCAAGAAGGATCTGTGCGGCGAGGATAAGGGCAATCGCTCCTTCTTGGATCTGCTCAACACACTCTCACAACAGGAGTCGGTGGCCCAATACATTGCCGAGCAAATGTCACCGGATGGCGCCGGCAGTCAAGCGACTGGCAATGGTCGCCATTTGGCCGATGACTACGAGGACTCAAAG CTTCCACTGTACGAGGGCATGGACACGGATGTCATACTGATCAAATCGGAGACGATTAGCGACAATGAGCAGACTGAGAACGGCATGGACTGCAtggacgatgacgatgacgacgactgCCCCAGCCCCAAGGCGCCGGAAGTGTGCCTCGAGGAGGAGGACGGGGTGCTTTTTCCCACAGATCGCAGCCACTTGCAGCAGCATAGCGGCGGCGGTTCGATAGCCAGCAATCAAGtgaatggcaacggcaacaacatcggtggcagcaacattgACGCCTTGCCACGTGCACCCAGCTCACCGGTGTGCAGCACCAAGACGTCGATCTCATCGACGGGCAGTTATATGTCCGCTGGGCAGACGCCCAAGGCTGAGATAACGCTGACCAGCATGGGCAACATTCGTGTGGGGGCGTTTGCCAGCATCAATAATACGCTGcacaatggcaacagcaacagcaacagtagcagccacaacaacaacaacaataacaacaataacaatatcaacagcagcagtaacaagaacaacaacaatagcaacaatggcaacaatgtGGTTGCTGCCGCCGGAGGTGGCAACAGCTTGCAACTGACTGCGGAGCAGATGCAACAGCATCTGCTGCTCAATGGCCTGGGATTGTCGGCGGTGCAGCATCCGCCGGCGGGGCAATCGCTGCAGGCGGCCATCAATGCGGCCACAAGCGGCGTGGGCAGCGGGCGGCAGACGCAGACGTTGCAATTGCCGCGGTTGCAGCGGGGACACAATGCGGCAGCAAGTGCTGCGGCAGCCACAAACggtggcaacagcaatgcaACCGGTGTGCAGTTGCTGTTGAATGGCCATCAGACGAGTCGTGACAaatcgcaacagcaacaacagctgcatcagcaacagttgcagcagcagcagcagcagcaacagttgcatcCCAGCGGCAGCATCACGTTGGCTGCGGGCAGCTTTAATGGCTACAATGGTCTCAGTGTCATCAACTGTGGCCCcatcagcagcggcagcaacaacagccacaacaacagtgccagcagcagcggcagcaacaacaacaacaacaaccacaacaacagcagcggcaatcTGCAAACGAGCAGCCaaaacaatcacaatcacaacaacaaccacaacaacaacatcagcggcagccacaacacaagcggcggcagcaacagcggcacaCGTGGCCAACACAATGAGTACATGATGACGCTGGCCGTCGAGGAGCGTAAGCTGAAGATTGAGCTGCTGAATGCGCAGATCAAGTATTGGGAGACGTTGACCAAGAAGCTCGACTCCCAGTCCGGTCACTATCCAAATCCGGCGTGTCCTTGCCACTTCCCGGGCACCGGTGTCATCGGAGGCGTGCCAGCAGCGGGCAGCGCtgccgtcgctgtcgctgccaaTGCGTTGCAAACGCAGTCGAGCAGCAGCTAG